One window of Mauremys mutica isolate MM-2020 ecotype Southern chromosome 20, ASM2049712v1, whole genome shotgun sequence genomic DNA carries:
- the ECSIT gene encoding evolutionarily conserved signaling intermediate in Toll pathway, mitochondrial → MNCVRKLLRARGLSAGRGILRQAAPGRARPWLQGSSCAQCVWPVPARRIRSSAALSRSELVPTARGDKEKDRGFRDGSLVPFDELFERAHEGDRTKAAFSRAVELFCQRDVRRRGHVEFINAALRKMPEFGVERDLDVYNKILDVFPKEVFVARNFIQRMFNHYPRQQECGIQVLEQMENYGIMPNKQTKFLLLQIFGEKSHPVRKYQRLMYWFPKFKHVNPYPVPAALPRDPVDLARISLQRIAADLSATVTVYQRPLTDISDAGKEITQPHIVGIQSPDQQELLARHNPARPVFVEGPFPLWLKKTCVYYYILRGEPLPPEEKEEVIDSERNLYYPMHLDLDLDRGLWDDEEFYVDEVVEGPISAMCMAGAGDQATLAKWILGLQQTNPILSQTPVVFHLTPGPREFQVASDSESGEEEIPQSWRMKQEL, encoded by the exons ATGAACTGTGTGCGGAAGCTGCTCCGGGCCCGAGGGCTCTCTGCCGGACGCGGCATCCTGCGGCAAGCGGCGCCGGGGAGGGCTCGCCcatggctgcagggaagcagctgtGCCCAG TGCGTCTGGCCGGTGCCTGCGCGGCGCATCCGGAGCAGCGCTGCCCTGAGCCGTTCTGAGCTCGTCCCCACGGCGAGGGGGGACAAGGAGAAAGACAGAGGGTTCCGTGATGGGTCCCTGGTGCCCTTTGATGAGCTCTTCGAGCGGGCCCACGAGGGAGACAGGACCAAGGCCGCCTTCAGCCGAGCGGTGGAGCTCTTCTGCCAGAGGGACGTCCGGCGCAGAGGTCATGTCGAGTTCATCAACGCGGCCCTCAGGAAGATgccggagtttggggtggagcgGGATCTCGACGTCTACAACAAGATCCTGGACGTCTTCCCCAAGGAAGTGTTCGTGGCCCGCAACTTCATCCAGAGGATGTTCAACCACTACCCGAGGCAGCAGGAATGCGGGATCCAAGTCTTGGAGCAGATGGAGAACTATG GCATCATGCCCAACAAGCAGACGAAATTCCTGCTGCTCCAGATCTTTGGCGAGAAGAGCCATCCTGTTCGCAAGTACCAGCGGCTCATGTACTGGTTCCCCAAATTCAAGCATGTCAACCCGTACCCGGTCCCGGCGGCCCTCCCCCGAGACCCCGTCGACCTCGCCAGGATCAGCCTGCAGCGGATTGCCGCCGACCTGAGCGCCACGGTCACGGTCTATCAG AGGCCTCTGACGGATATTTCGGATGCCGGAAAAGAGATCACCCAGCCGCACATCGTAG gAATCCAGAGCCCTGATCAGCAGGAACTCCTGGCTCGCCACAATCCGGCCAGGCCCGTGTTTGTCGagggccccttccccttgtgGCTGAAGAAGACGTGTGTTTATTATTATATACTCCGGGGAGAGCCGTTGCCTCCTGAAGAAAAG gAAGAGGTGATCGACTCCGAGAGGAACTTGTACTACCCCATGCACCTCGACCTGGACCTGGACCGGGGCCTCTGGGACGACGAGGAATTTTACGTGGATGAAG TGGTGGAAGGCCCCATCTCTGCCATGTGCATGGCCGGGGCAGGAGACCAGGCCACTTTGGCCAAGTGGATTTTGGGCCTGCAGCAAACCAATCCCATTTTGAGTCAGACACCGGTTGTGTTCCACCTCACGCCGGGGCCCCGAGAGTTCCAGGTGGCCTCGGACTCGGAGAGCGGCGAGGAGGAGATCCCGCAAAGTTGGCGCATGAAGCAAGAACTTTAA